GAAGGGTGAGTGCGGGAATAACTGCCTGACTAGCAGTTATAGTGTAACTAAGATCCGAATAGAGTTCCTCCACTGGTGTGGGAGGGGTTCGGAGATTTCTGGGTGGAACAGGGTCAAGAGGAAGTATCCACACATCCATCTCATTGTTAGAGAGATCATGCATCGCCATGGAAGCTACTTGTTTTTGCACCTTCTTCAAATGCTCATATCGGACGTCATCAATCTGACTGCCCTGCTTAACCAGATACCATATACCAGGACCATAATCGACAGACGCTGTTTGCCGAAGCGTTTTATGGCGATCCCAAACTTCTCGCCACAACAATTGAAACGCTTCTTCCCTATATTTCCACCATCTTAAATTCTCTTTTCTTACTACAATTCCCTCTTCCATCAAACTATCCACCAGTTTACTAAAGCAATGCTGGATTTCAGGGTGACAGGGATCTTCCTTATAATTATCCACCACCCCAATCTTCAAAAACCTGCGGTCAAACGAATGGAGCTTAGCTTCGGACTGAAATATTTCACCTAACCTTTCTCGTTTCCATATATATTCTAGGTCCGCAACTGTACGCGTCATAATCCCCATACTGTCCATGCTTTTACTCACCGAAAAAACCCCATCGCTCATCTGAGGACTTTGAGTCAGACGAAGTCCCACGACTCCACAATATCCGGCTGGCCACCGTACTGAACCAGCTGAATCCGTTCCAATGGAGACATCACAGTATCCAGCCGCTACTGACACAGCAGAACCTGTACTAGAACCTCCTGCACTGAAATCCGGATAGAGCGGATTGACACATTCACATTTCGGACCAAGACTAAATTCTGTCGTCCATGCTTTGCCTAGACAAGAAAACCGACGCTCATGAAGTCGGTCTGCAACAATAGCTGACCGATCCGGAATATGTCGATAACAACGGCTACCTAATCTAGTTGGAAAGCCTTGTATATCGATCGTATCTTTATATGTAACCAATAAATTTGGCAACTCTCCATGATCGGATCGCTCAATGGGTTGCCACTTCACTAAACCACGATAACGTCCATTCGTCTTTCTAATATGTTCCTCCACCGCATCCAGCCAACTTTTCCAGGACAACTTTCCTTTCTTGATTAATTGATCACGTTTTTCGATAGGCATCATTAGATTCATCACTTTTTATCCTCCCAAACTACCATAGGTGTTTTATGTGTCCGGGAATTCACTTGTACATTGGGAACAACAGACACGCGGAACGATTCTCGATCACGAGCAACAATATTACTAAGATCAAATATTTGGGAAATGACATGATCACGTAATTCTTCGATATCAACACCACCATGAGGATCAACTACCCGCAATTCCAAAATCTCGGATCCCGCTTCTCTTTTTAAGATAACAACTTGTCCTTGTGTCACACATGAATGGTCTTTTGCTGTGTCAATTAACCAAGCGGGATCAAACAAAGCACCCCGAAACTTAAATTCTCTTCCTTTGCGGCCCAATATTCTAAGGGTCCGACTTTCTTTTCCACACAAACAAGAGCTCCATTCACCGACATCGCCCAAACGGTATCGAAGAGCAATACTGA
The nucleotide sequence above comes from Desmospora profundinema. Encoded proteins:
- a CDS encoding amidase gives rise to the protein MNLMMPIEKRDQLIKKGKLSWKSWLDAVEEHIRKTNGRYRGLVKWQPIERSDHGELPNLLVTYKDTIDIQGFPTRLGSRCYRHIPDRSAIVADRLHERRFSCLGKAWTTEFSLGPKCECVNPLYPDFSAGGSSTGSAVSVAAGYCDVSIGTDSAGSVRWPAGYCGVVGLRLTQSPQMSDGVFSVSKSMDSMGIMTRTVADLEYIWKRERLGEIFQSEAKLHSFDRRFLKIGVVDNYKEDPCHPEIQHCFSKLVDSLMEEGIVVRKENLRWWKYREEAFQLLWREVWDRHKTLRQTASVDYGPGIWYLVKQGSQIDDVRYEHLKKVQKQVASMAMHDLSNNEMDVWILPLDPVPPRNLRTPPTPVEELYSDLSYTITASQAVIPALTLPMGLTSDGAPMGLQIWAKPGGEEMLILAGRIIEELVRSSFSQIQEAMI